AACAATTAATTTTTAGATGTCTGAAAGTTAGAGAGGATCAGTCACAAACTGTGGTTTCTACCCAGCTGATGGCGGAGACTGAGTGAGGTTTTCTTGTCTTGCTAAAGCCCTTCTCACCTGGCTGATCACTCTTTTTAGGGCACATTTTACCtctttgttcctgaggctgtAGATGATGGGATTTAGGAGCGGGGTGAGCATTCCATAGAGCATGGACACAACCCTATCCCAGTGCAGGGAATAGGTGAAGGAAGGGCGGACGTAGGTGAAAATGGTGGTCCCATAAAAAAGGCAAACTATGGCCAGGTGACAACCACAGGTGGAGAAAGCCTTGGGCCAGATCCCAGAGGACCTCCTGGCCAGGATTTCCAGGAGGATACAGATGTAAGAGACCACAGTGACCATGCAGGcgctgctccccagcaccccgGCCACCACCAGGATCACCAACTCCCTGCTGTGGGTGGATGAGCAGGAGAGGGCCAGCACGGGAGGAAGGTCACAGTAATACTGCTGGATTTTGTTAGGACCACAGAAAGAGAGTGTGAAAACCAGAGAGGTGTGCAGCAGGGAGTTCAGAAGCCCTGTTGCCCAGGTTCCCAGGGCCAGCTGAGCACACAGCTTTGTGCTCATGATGCTCAGGTACCTCAGGGGGTGGCACACAGCCACGTAGCGGTCGTAGGCCATCACAGCCAGGAGGAAAATCTCTGTGCCCACCACAGCAATGAGGGAAAAGTGCTGGAACAGGcagccagaaaaagaaatctctttgtGCTCCAACAGCAAGGTCCCCAGCATCTTGGGCATGGTGATGGTGGGACATAAGAGATCCAGCAGGGATAAGTTGCCGAGGAAGAAGTACATGGGGCTGTGCAGATGGGAGTCAATGCTGAGGGCAATGAGGAGAGTGATGTTGCCTGCAATGGTGGCCAAATAAATGAGCAGAAACAGCACAAAGAGAAGCAAACGGATTTCTGGAGCATCAGAGAGGCCCACGAGAACAAACTCGGATACTGCTGAGAGGTTGACCCTCTGCATCTTATCTCTCATTGTGGGAACGAGGCAGAGGTTTCCCTGGAATAAAGAAGGTGTAACCTAATCACAATTTCATCCCCATTTTAAAGattgtgagggttttttttttgtccgTTTTGAAGTTCAAAACTGTTTCCAAGCGTTGCTGCACTCAAAATCTAAATTTTACCCACATATTCCTAAtgcaaaaggca
This sequence is a window from Serinus canaria isolate serCan28SL12 chromosome 5, serCan2020, whole genome shotgun sequence. Protein-coding genes within it:
- the LOC103822229 gene encoding olfactory receptor 5V1, with the translated sequence MQRVNLSAVSEFVLVGLSDAPEIRLLLFVLFLLIYLATIAGNITLLIALSIDSHLHSPMYFFLGNLSLLDLLCPTITMPKMLGTLLLEHKEISFSGCLFQHFSLIAVVGTEIFLLAVMAYDRYVAVCHPLRYLSIMSTKLCAQLALGTWATGLLNSLLHTSLVFTLSFCGPNKIQQYYCDLPPVLALSCSSTHSRELVILVVAGVLGSSACMVTVVSYICILLEILARRSSGIWPKAFSTCGCHLAIVCLFYGTTIFTYVRPSFTYSLHWDRVVSMLYGMLTPLLNPIIYSLRNKEVKCALKRVINMKICNIKEDVNDLFFSSKNSTHL